In Halanaerobiales bacterium, one DNA window encodes the following:
- a CDS encoding PaaI family thioesterase — protein sequence MEVRNNNMCFACGKDNPIGLKLDFELVEDNIAKAIFKPKEKHQGYGGIMHGGLVTTLLDESMAKVLELNRIAAVTGEIDVRFKKAVKIDQKLKIEGKLLDDYKDKLFYTEAYLYGEDDELLASAEAKFMRVNLED from the coding sequence ATGGAAGTAAGAAATAATAATATGTGTTTTGCCTGTGGTAAAGATAATCCAATAGGTTTAAAATTGGATTTTGAATTAGTTGAAGATAATATTGCAAAAGCTATTTTTAAACCTAAAGAAAAGCATCAGGGTTATGGTGGGATTATGCATGGCGGACTTGTGACCACCTTACTTGATGAATCAATGGCAAAAGTGTTAGAATTAAATAGAATAGCAGCTGTTACCGGTGAGATTGATGTCCGTTTTAAAAAAGCTGTAAAAATAGATCAAAAGTTAAAAATAGAGGGTAAATTATTAGATGACTATAAAGATAAACTATTCTATACAGAAGCTTATTTATATGGAGAAGATGATGAATTATTAGCTTCAGCTGAGGCTAAATTC